Genomic DNA from Chanos chanos chromosome 6, fChaCha1.1, whole genome shotgun sequence:
AGGTTTAAACCAactactttatttatttatttatttttgggtgTGCACCAGCAGCCCTTTACTTGGAATCAAACCGTTTCCATATAGCCTATCCTTACCGTCTTTACGATTTTTACTTGAGTATGTGTGTCACTTGGCTAATCATTAGCGAATTTTTCAATGCATGGTAAGGCGTACGTTTTGTGAATATTTGCATGAAGttaaaatgtttgcatgtttgacAAAGACAGTTTAAACAGACATGAGAAATTCATACACTCATATGCTACACAGTAAATGAACTACTTTCCAGTAGAAGAGTAGTTGGTGTTTAGCAATTCTGATAAACGTTTGCTGGTTAAATTACAATAGCTTAGCTTTAGGGTGTTGCCCGTATTGTCCAAGTAACGTTGCAATGTAATGATAGCTGTTTCACGTAGTTAAACTTGACTGAACAACTGAATTGATCTTCAAATAGTACTCTGCACCACTGGATCTTTGAAATAAGTATCTAGCCTACTGCGTTCTATCATCTCTGCGTGTTTTCATCAAAACGAAATAGATATTGGGCGCCATCAGACAGCTGAACAACTTAAGTAGTAGAATTTAAAAGATTAGAATAACACTGCTCACTCGCACAACTTACCCATTCCAGAACTCGAATAAATCCCAAAGGTTCTTTTACAGGTCCCAGGTCGAGAGTGAAACCCGACATGAGcttctgaaatgagaaaaaaaatgtttggcgCTCAACTTTCAAGTGTTCTATAGGCTCTTACAGACGCTCAGCTATGTTGTGCCACATTGCATTTctcaaaacatgtttaattAAGCACTATTACCTCACATAAAACGTTTTTAATAGCTATTTAACTATTAAAATCATGGAAACTTTCACTAGCTCAGCCAGGTAGCTAACTGATGCAAAAGTGAAGTGGCTAAACAACTAACTTGCCAAACTAGCCAACGAATTCAGCTACCATTACCTGCACTATGTCCATGGTGTTGAAGTTCTGTCAGTTTTTATAAGAGAGATGTTCCTCCCTGGGTCGAACACGTTTGGGCTTTGCGGCGGGTTTCAGGTCCCAGTTTAAATTCGCGTGGTCGCAGcctgaaaacagaagaaatttGTGTAGGTGAACTTGTCAAACTTTCTGACCTGCAACACACGTGATTTTCAACTTTGTCTTAAAGTGACACTGACTAGAGCTTGGGTGAGGTTAATTTATCAATACCTTTTAGGATGAAATAATAGGACACAGACTCTAAACTTATTCCCAGTTTGAGGATGTACAGAAAGGCTTATTAAATGAGCTACATAGATTGCGAGGTATATTTAAGCTAAAACTACTCCTGTTTTGCAAATTTGCGGAAGACTTTACTCTCCCTCTCCGAAAATGTGCCACAACTACTCATATGCTAATAATTCTTCTAGATGTAATTCAGtcaattaaaaatgcatttgcaGATATTTTTGGATAGACAGAAATATATCTATGTAGATGATTTGACTATACGTATTAAGATGCTATATTAAGCAAAATGATATTAATCTATATgtctaaaaaacattttaataaactttttctctcagaaaatTATATGAGACACAATCACCCGCATCCTCATAATTCTTCTGAGTATGATTCAAAGTCCTACATTTACATTCTACTTTTTCACATTCACCTAAACTTTTGAAGACCTGATTTGTGATCCCCTTAACTTCCTGTTTCACTGGGGTGTAAAAAAGAAGTAACACAAACGTAAAAACCGTTTGTCACCCATGGAAAACTGGGGGGCGAACacggaaaaaataaaagaagtaaCACACGTTAAAAACCGTTTGTAATTGAAGGGATAATAAAGCACAGTAAAAAGATCTATGGGTGTTCAGCTTTAGTTTTCATGTCGGGAAATGGCGGAAAAGAGTAAACAGGTGAAGATACTGTTCACCACAGCTGGTCAATAATTAACTGTTAGAGACACATATTAATTTTGCCTATGTACAGTCAAGCAAATATTTTCGTGAGGTGGTCTTcaacaaaatgtatttgcatGAAGCCATCATGTTCGTTGccaaaaataaaggaaaccagaaaacatacatacaaagtgAATTGTCTGTGATTGACTAAAAAGCAAAAGGCTTGTGGATAATATCAGGTCTACGCGATTTTCATGACACATAATAGTCGTGGGCTTGGAATCAGGAGAAATATGAACGGGCATCACATTCTTGACATGGAACGGTGAAGCACTGATGGTATGGCTTTGTTTCTAAATGGTCCTCGGGTTCTTAAAAAGTCCAGCAGCATTATCTGCTCTAACAACtatcaaaacattttgttcaaaactgTCGGCGATTATGCACGCTGAAAAAGAGTGCAAATCTTTATAACTGCTTCCGAATACATTTGCATCTGTTGATGTGGAAGCGTTATTTGATATATCCCGCAAATCATTATAAACATATAATAATTTCCATATTATGATGAATTAAAGTATTAgtcaatgcatttttaattttttacatcATTGGTcaccatttatttattcatttatttattaattatttgcATAATCATTGAAAAGTGAGTAATTTTCAAAGGGGTCTGCTGTGAAAATCCACGAAAGCCATCTGAATTTACAAAGCAGAGaaataataatttaacaaatttaacaaatttaacaaatttTGGTCCTGTATATCTTGGGTTCTAATTAAAAGAATGTTTCATTGATGTATCGTACTTAGACACCGTGCCCTAACAATGCTGTACTAAGTGAATCATAAAATCGTGCGATATAATTATTGGTTTTTGTCATTTAAGTTGGAGCGAAGTAGAGTAGTAATCACGCAAAGAGTAAGGCGAACGTCGTCAGATCAAAGCGGAACCTAAAATATGCTCTCACAGAGCACTTTTCTTACACGGAGCATCAATTTCTGCTCACTTCCTGAATTACTGAAACGAGCTAACTCACTCTATTACTGCGGGTGGTAAGACACTTCAGTCtcccttttgtttctttcacagtTTTGCTCAGTAAAACTAAGAATGATTGCATTTGTAGGTCGTCTTGAACATTAGTAGATACTTTGAGTTTTCTTGCTTTTATTGACTTGTTAACTTAGTCCATGCAGCCTCAGGGAAGCCGCACAGCTAACGTGGGGGACCAGTTACTTTATTATTAGGATTGCTAGGTAGTTAGCTCGgatgatatttttttattatttatggtCAGCTAAGTTACAAAGCTATAAGGACATGTAGGTAATATAATCGTTTAAATATTTTCTAGCTGGATAAATCGTGTCGGAAAACATCTATTTACTTTGAAGTTCCCAAACTTGGCATGCTAGCATTTGTGATGAATGGAGGGCCCAGTTAGCTTAGCTGGAAACTTGCTGTATCATTGATGCTTGATTTAGCCAATTGAAAGAACACATCACTCATTTCTTTGGATTGACCCGCCTTTAGCTTCGGGAAGCATCCAATTACCGACAGAATATCTTCATACGTTAAACTGAGTTTTCGCAGCAAATGCTAGCAAAATACACAATGGCACCTCTGGACCGTAACGGTAATCTCAAAATCGCTGCAgttgttttttaatatctgATAATTCTTTACTTGTAGATTTGATCCATTCAAGATGTTCTTGACAAGATCGGAGTATGACAGGTAAGGAGCCACGTTCGACTGCTGCTTGATTTTGGTATATTATTTAATGAAGGTGACGATAATTCATGCAGCTTTGGCATGTTAAAATTCTGTGTAGTGACTAAAGTGATGCTAACTGTAGGTGTATGTGGCGATTATATTGGCATTTTGCGTCcatgaaaaatgttgaaatgcaCCTCAATTTTGActactttcactttcagtatTGTATGCGTGTAGCTTGCAGCTTACATATTGGTAGTACACGTTTACGTCACTTGCTGAAACAGTGGGGAATATTGTTTCTAGCCCCACAGTAGAACTTTCTGATGCCAGTTAGGATgttatgataatgataatgtcTCCATCATCAGAGGGGTGAACACTTTCTCACCAGAAGGAAGGCTTTTTCAAGTCGAGTATGCGATTGAAGCCATCAAGGTAAACAATAACAGTGTGGATTTACATTGATGTTTAAGCATGTGTTTCCCAACTACAAATAACTGTATCTGCAACACTGTCTTGAATTTGAATAAATTGAATTATACTGTAAAGTGTCAATTGTGTATGTTTGCCTAGATGTATTTTTGTTACAGTGTCACTGATATTTGCAAAACGTTTAAAAAGTGACTTACATGTTACCCCTGTTCACTTAAGTTGGGATCAACGGCTATTGGTATCCAGACATCAGAGGGGGTATGTCTTGCTGTGGAGAAGAGGATAACATCTCCGTTGATGGAGCCAAGCAGTATTGAAAAGATTGTAGAAATTGACTCTCACATTGGTAAGTCACTCACATTGGCACTACCATGCTGTGCTCTGCACTGTCTCTCATAAACCAATTCCAAGTCATACTTCTCACAGTAGCCTCCTTTTAACACAgcatcatttttaaacaaaaaacactaactatttcatttgaaacatgctaactgtttactgtgattgtaATTTTGCTAAGGTGTATTAGCGACCGACTTGTTGCCTGCTGTGATCCTCAACTGTCTTTGCCTTGTCCTTCCCAAGTAGCATTGGCCTGAaccctgactgtttttttttcttacctccTACCTTCAGGCTGTGCTATGAGCGGCTTAATAGCTGATGCAAAAACGCTTATTGACAAAGCTAGAGTGGAAACACAGGTTGGTGAAATCAATTTCTTGTTTCATGCCATAAATTTAGCTAGCATTAGATTAGCCGCCCTGAATATAGtccaggtgtttttttgtttttttttgcctttcccTAAGCATACGTCATTCCAAAATTActcttagattttttttcccaaaagcAGACTGAGACAGCCAGTTCAGTCTACATTTTGAAGAGCCGTCTTCATAAACCTTATTCCCATGTGTTAGAAAACCAAAGTTGTGTATGAAATAAAAAGTCTAGTCATATTGTGCATTGAAACAGTGTTGGCAAGTCTgcttatatattttttttgtgttcttctcttttctaaTTCAGAACCACTGGTTCACCTACAATGAGACTATGACTGTAGAGAGTGTGACTCAGGCTGTGTCTAACCTGGCCCTGCAGTTTGGGGAGGAGGATGCTGACCCAGGGGCAATGGTAGGTCTCATGATACTGTTTGAGGTCTACACTGATAAAATTGATTCGGTTAAGTATCGACACGAAGTCGAATGAAAAGCTGTCAGATTTAGAATCTGTGGAAAAATGCATCACTTGGAATTCCTTAATGGTCACATGTCCCCTTGAGTACATGTGTAAGAAGTAATGATGAAGTACATCTGGGTTCCGTCCCCTTTCTGTAGAGCCGTCCCTTTGGTGTCGCGCTACTGTTTGGAGGTGTGGATGAGAAAGGACCACAACTGTAAGTATACAGtgtcactctgtttctctctatccaTATGGATTTTGCATTGATCTTTCACTTTGAATATCAGATTCAGGAGAATCGATCAAACAGACGTGCAGTTAATATGATGCAAAATCACATTGCGCAGGTACCATATGGATCCATCCGGCACCTTTGTACAGTGTGATGCCCGGGCTATTGGCTCAGCGTCGGAGGGCGCACAAAGCTCTCTTCAGGAAGTTTACCACAAGGTACATCCATTCACACTCTATTCTGGAACTATCCATTCATCCTCCATTTAACTTTCTTTACTCACCACTTCTGTGTGTCACCTTCAGCAAAAGtatgacattttaaacagtCATGTTTTAGTACTTATTTCAGGATTGGTCATCGTTTGTGATATGAAGTCCCATATCATAAGCCATTTCGGTGAAAAAATAGTTTTTCCCTCCTATTATTTCAGGACCATTGAGCCAGCTTATTTACTTTAACACAATGGGAGCATTCAGATAGTCTCTTTCCATGCAAAGATTTTGTGTAGGACTATAATGAAGCTTTGGATTCccgactgtttctttttttcagcattgttTTTAGTCTCCTGTTGCAGGCTGGGTCGAAACAATATAATCTGGGAAGAGCCGACAAGATATGAGGAATTTATTATTATGGATACATGTGTTTCTGATTATGCAGCCTAGTATACATGCAACATTTTTGACAGGGTGCTAAACAGGGAAATACAGCagggagctttttttttattattatttttttttattttgagcaTGCAGCTTCTCACAAAGTCTTACGTATCGATACCATCAGTATGTTTTCCCAGCAGTATTCAGAGGGTAGTTTTTGTCTTGCAGAATTTCCTCACATtgcttgtgtgtttggcagTAAGTATTTTATCTAAAGGCTGTTATGACAGGGTTATTTTAGAGGAAGAATTTAGCACAGGCAGGGTAGAGTTAGACTAGTTGCCAAGTGAATCTCTTGGCAGCAGTGTTGACTGTTGGATCAGGCTACAGTATGTaaaggaggttttttttttttttttttaagcacactCCATCTGCCTCTACTACATTATCCTTTTCCCAGTATAACTTCGGTCACCAGACTCAACAGACATGTGACGTTGTGATTTGGTAAACAGCAGAGGACAAATATGTAGTCATTTTTAGTcaactgtaaaacaaagaaCTGCAGCGTTTAACACCCCACTTTAGTTCAGCTCGGTGGCTATAAATCACGTGAAATCctcatgttcttgtttttctctgtcctctagTCCATGACGTTAAAAGACGCCATCAAGTCCTCCCTCACCATTCTGAAACAGGTTATGGAGGAGAAGCTGAATGCAACCAACATTGAGGTAAATTCCTCTGTCTTAATTATGCCTTCTTATAACCTTAGTGTACTCCCGTTTTGAGAAAGAATTCAGCTTTTGGGTAAT
This window encodes:
- the psma5 gene encoding proteasome subunit alpha type-5 is translated as MFLTRSEYDRGVNTFSPEGRLFQVEYAIEAIKLGSTAIGIQTSEGVCLAVEKRITSPLMEPSSIEKIVEIDSHIGCAMSGLIADAKTLIDKARVETQNHWFTYNETMTVESVTQAVSNLALQFGEEDADPGAMSRPFGVALLFGGVDEKGPQLYHMDPSGTFVQCDARAIGSASEGAQSSLQEVYHKSMTLKDAIKSSLTILKQVMEEKLNATNIELATVEPGKTFHMYTKEELEDVIKDI